CTGTACTCCAACGCCGGGTTCGAGGTGCTGGGGGACCACCTGGCGAAGGCGACGGAGATCCCGTTCGCGGAGTACGTGCGGCAGGCGGTGCTGGAGCCGCTCGGGATGACGTCGACGGGGGTGGAGGGGTCGCCCGCGAAGGACGGCGTCTCGACGGTCGCGGACCTGGCGCGGTTCGCCGCCGAGGTGCAGGCTCCCCGGCTGCTCGATCCGCGTACGGTCGCGGAGGCGATGAGTGTTCAGTACCCGGGTACGAAGGGGGTGCTGCCGGGGTACGGGCATCAGAACCCCAACGACTGGGGGCTCGGGTTCGAGATCCGGGGCGCGAAGTCGCCGCACTGGACGGGGAGTTCGTCGTCGGCGCGGACGTTCGGTCATTTCGGGCAGTCCGGTACGTTCCTGTGGATCGACCCGGCGGTGGGGGTGGCGTGTGTCGCGCTGACCGATCGGGCGTTCGGGGCGTGGGCGGTGGAGGTGTGGCCGGGGTTCACGGACGCGGTGCTGGCGGAGGTGCGGGGGTGAGGTCGTAGGTGTTCTTCGCCCCCGCCGCCCCTACCCGTCCCATCCTCGGGGGCTGCGCCCCCGAACCCCCCTACGGCCCTGAACGGGCCTTGTCCTCAAACGCCGGACGGGCTAAAAGGAGACGGGCTCATCTCCCACAGGAGCAGTTCCGCCGCCGTCACCCCGGTCGCTTCCAGGCCCGTGGACTCCGTGATGCGGGCCGCGTCCCCGGGGCCCAGTTTTTCCGTGTCCAGGCGTACCTCGCCCCGTACGACGTGGATGTACACGTACGCCGCGTCCGGGACGGCCGTGCGCTCCCCCGCCGCCAGGCGGCGTACGTGCAGCATCGCGCCCGCTTCCGGGACCGCGTACGGCGTGGAGTCCGCGATGCCGTGGACCGTCTCGTAGGCCGGGGTGCCGCCGGGAGTGAGCGGGGCCAGCCACATCTGGACGAAGGTGAGGGGGACCTCGGCGTCGTTGCGTTCGACGTGCCGTACGCCCGCCGCCGCGCTCAGGCGCTGGACGTCCCCCGGGAACACGGTCGTCTCGTGGCCCGTCGAGTCGCGGTGGGTCAGCTCGCCCTCCGTCACCCACGTCACGATCTCCGTGTGGCTGTGCGGATGTTCGTCGAAACCGGCGCCGGGCGCGAGGCGCTCCTCGTTGCAGGCGATCACCGCGCCGAAGCGAAGGTTGTCCGGGTCGTAGTGGGGGCCGAAGGAGAAGGCGTGCCAGGATTCGATACCGGCCGCCGGGTCACCCCCTGGATAGCGCGCGTCCGCGCGCCGTACGTCCATCACGTACCCACGGTAGACCCGACGCCGCACGCTCCCGTCCCGATAAGGCAGTCTTGTTCCGTGCCCGAACCCGAATCCCACCGCCCCGAGCCCACCAACCGTCCCGAGCACCCGCACCCGGGGACCTTGAGGCGGCTGGAGAAGTCGTCCGGGAGTCTCGCCGCGCAGGCGATCACGCGCATGGACGAGACACTGTCGTGGTACCGGGCCATGCCACCGGAGAACCGTTCCTGGATCGGGCTGGTCGCCCAGGCCGGTATCGCCGCCTTCACCGAGTGGTTCCGGCATCCCAACGCCCCGCAGGCCATCTCCACCGACGTCTTCGGCACCGCTCCCCGCGAGCTGACCAGGGCGATCACCCTGCGCCAGACCGTCGAGATGGTCCGTACGACCATCGAGGTCATGGAGAGCGCCATCGACGAGGTGGCCGCTCCGGGTGACGAGTCCGTGCTGCGGGAGGCCCTGCTCGTCTACGCCCGTGAGATCGCCTTCGCCACCGCACAGGTGTACGCCCAGGCCGCCGAGGCACGGGGTGCCTGGGACGCCCGGCTGGAGTCGCTCGTCGTCAACGCCGTGCTGAGCGGCGAGGCCGACGAGGGGGCCGTCTCGCGGGCCGCCGCGCTCGGGTGGAACTCGCCCGACCATGTGTGCGTGGTGCTGGGCACCGCGCCCGACGGTGACAGTGAACTGACCGTCGAGGCGATCCGGCGGGCCGCCCGGCACGCCAAGCTGCAGGTGCTGACCGGGGTGCTGGGCAACCGGCTCGTCGTCATCGCGGGGGGCGACGACAATCCGATCGCCGTCGCCAAGTCGCTGATCGGGCCTTTTGCCGCCGGGCCCGTGGTCGCGGGGCCGATCGTGCCCGACCTGCTCGCCGCCACCCGGTCCGCGCAGGCCGCCGCAGCGGGACTCAAAGCCTGTTCCGCCTGGCAGGACGCGCCGCGTCCGGTGCTGTCGGACGATCTCCTCCCGGAGCGCGCGATCGCCGGTGACCCTGCGGCGCGTGAGCAGTTGGTGGAGGAGATCTACAGACCGCTGGAGGAGGCAGGGTCCGCGCTTCTGGAGACCCTCGCCGTCTATCTCGAACAGGCGAGCAGTCTTGAGGGCGCGGCGCGGATGCTCTTCGTTCATCCCAACACCGTGCGCTACCGGCTGCGACGTGTGACTGACGTCACCGGATGGTCACCTTCAGATGTACGATCCGCATTCACACTGCGGATCGCGCTGATCCTGGGGCGCCTGGCTGATGGGGATCTCCAGCCCTAGGGTTTTGTCGGGGGTCTACAAATCCCCCTCCCGTTCTTCGTCCCTGTCCCCACGGGCGGCCGTGCCCGTACCCAAGAGAGAGTGTGAGAGTGCTCGTACTCGTCGCTCCCGGCCAAGGCGCCCAGACGCCCGGCTTCCTGACTCCCTGGCTCGAACTGCCCGGTGCCGCCGAGCGCGTCGCCGCGTGGTCCGACGCCATCGGGCTCGACCTCGTCCACTACGGCACCGAGGCCGACGCCGACGCGATCCGCGACACAGCTGTCGCCCAGCCGCTGCTGGTCGCGGCCGGAATACTGTCCGCCTCGGCACTGGGTGCCATGGGCGGTGACCTCACGCCCGGCGCCGTCGCCGGTCACAGTGTCGGCGAGATCACCGCCGCCGCCTTCGCGGGCGTGCTCGACGACACGGCCGCCCTGACCCTCGTACGCAAGCGCGGTCTGGCCATGGCCGAGGCTGCCGCTGTCACGAAGACCGGTATGGCGGCGCTTCTCGGTGGTGACCCCGAGGTGAGCCTCGCGCATCTGGAGAAGCTCGGGCTGACTCCGGCGAACATGAACGGCGCCGGCCAGATCGTCGCCGCGGGTACGGTCGAGCAGATCGAGGCCCTCGTCGAGGACAAGCCCGAAGGGGTGCGCAAGGTCGTCACGCTGAAGGTGGCCGGTGCTTTCCACACGCACCACATGGCTCCCGCCGTCGACGTCCTCGCCTCGGCCGCCGCGTCGCTGACGCCCGGTGACCCGAAGATCACGTACGTCTCGAACAAGGACGGGCAGACGGTCGCGGACGGCTCCGAGGTGCTCGCGCGCCTGGTCGGGCAGGTCGCCAACCCGGTGCGCTGGGACCTGTGCATGGAGACGTTCCAGGCGCTGGGTGTGACCACGTTCATCGAGGTGTGCCCGGGCGGCACCCTCACCGGTCTCGCCAAGCGTGCCCTGCCCGGCGTGAAGACGCTGGCCCTGAAGACCCCCGCCGACCTCGACGCCGCTCGCGCGCTCATCGCCGAGTCGCTGACCTCGACCGCTGCCGCCGACGCGGCGGGCGCCTGAAAGGGGCCCCGAGCAATGTCGAAGATCAAGCCCAGTAAGGGTGCCCCGTACGCGCGCATCCTCGGTGTGGGTGGGTACCGGCCGGTCCGGGTCGTACCCAACGACGTGATCCTGGAGACGATCGACTCGTCCGACGAGTGGATCCGCTCCCGCTCCGGCATCGAGACCCGGCACTGGGCCTCCGACGAGGAGACCGTCGCCGCGATGTCCCTGGAGGCGTCCGGCAAGGCGATCGCCAACGCGGGGATCACCGCCGAGCAGATCGGCGGCGTGGTCGTCGCGACCGTCTCGCACTTCAAGCAGACCCCGGCCGTGGCCACGGAGATCGCCGACAAGCTCGGCACCGCCAAGGCCGCCGCGTTCGACATCTCGGCGGGCTGCGCGGGCTTCGGCTACGGCCTGACCCTGGCCAAGGGCATGATCGTCGACGGTTCGGCGGAGTACGTCCTTGTCATCGGCGTCGAGCGGCTGTCCGACCTGACCGACCTGGAGGACCGGGCGACCGCCTTCCTCTTCGGTGACGGCGCGGGCGCGGTCGTCGTGGGTCCCTCCAAGGAACCGCACATCGGTCCGACCGTATGGGGATCCGAGGGCGACAAGTCGGACACCATCAAGCAGACGGTTCCATGGAACGAGTACGACAGTTCCGGCAAGTTTCCTGCGATCACGCAGGAGGGCCAGGCGGTGTTCCGCTGGGCCGTGTTCGAGATGGCGAAGGTCGCCCAGCAGGCGCTGGACGCGGCCGGGATCACCCCGGACGACCTGGATGTCTTCATTCCCCACCAGGCCAACGAGCGGATCATCGACTCGATGGTGAAGACGCTGAAACTGCCGGAGCACGTCACGGTCGCACGTGACGTACGCACCACCGGCAACACCTCGGCCGCCTCGATTCCGCTCGCTATGGAGCGGCTTCTGGCGACCGGCGAAGCGAAGAGCGGCGACACCGCGCTCGTCATCGGCTTCGGGGCGGGTCTCGTGTACGCCGCGACGGTCGTTACCCTCCCCTAGGCACCTCGCACCGGATCCTCGGATCCGGGACGGGGACAACTGCCAACCCTCTCTGGATAGATACACAAGAAGGAGCGCCTGCCATGGCCGCCACTCAGGAAGAGATCGTCGCCGGTCTCGCCGACATCGTGAACGAGATCGCCGGCATCCCGGTTGAGGACGTCCAGCTGGACAAGTCCTTCACCGACGACCTGGACGTCGACTCGCTGTCCATGGTCGAGGTCGTCGTCGCCGCCGAAGAGCGCTTCGACGTCAAGATCCCCGACGAGGACGTCAAGCACCTCAAGACGGTCGGCGACGCGACCGCGTACATCCTCAAGAACCAGGACTGATTCACCGGCCCTGGTCGCCAGGGCCGGTCGTGGGGACTGATCCACTGGTCGGTCCCTCAGCCCCGCCACCCGGCGGTGGCGCCGTTCTCCCCGCCTGCGCGGGGGTTGTCCTCCCGTATCAGTTGGAGAAGGAATTCCCGTGAGCCCGACCAATCGCACCGTGGTCGTCACCGGTATCGGCGCAACCACACCGCTGGGTGGCGACGCGGCCTCAACCTGGGAGGGTCTGGTCGCCGGTAAGTCCGGTGTCCGTGCCCTGGAGCAGGAGTGGGCGGCCGAGCAGGCCGTCCGTATCGCCGCACAGATCGCCGTGGAACCGTCCGAGATCATTCCGCGTCCCCAGGCCCGTCGGCTGGACCGGTCGGCGCAGTTCGCGCTGATCGCCGCCACGGAGGCGTGGGCCGACGCGGGCTTCACCGACCGGGCGGGCGAGGGCGAGGGCCCGGCGGTCGACCCCGACCGGCTCGGCGCCGTCATCGCCTCCGGTATCGGTGGAGTGACGACTCTGCTCGACCAGTACGACGTGATGAAGGAGAAGGGCGTCCGCCGCGTCTCCCCGCACACCGTCCCGATGCTGATGCCCAACAGCCCCTCCGCCAACGTGGGCCTGCTCGTCGGCGCCCGCGCCGGTGTGCACACCCCGGTCTCCGCCTGCGCGTCGGGCGCCGAGGCCATCGGCTACGCCATCGAGATGATCCGCACCGGCCGCGCCGACGTCGTCGTCGCCGGTGGCACGGAGGCGGCCATCCATCCGCTGCCCATCGCCGCGTTCGGCAACATGATGGCGATGTCCAAGAACAACGAGAACCCGCAGGGCGCGTCCCGCCCCTACGACACCGGCCGTGACGGCTTCGTGCTGGGCGAGGGCTCCGGCGTGGTAGTCCTGGAGTCCGCCGAGCACGCCGCCGCGCGCGGTGCGCGGGTGTACGCGGAGGCGGTCGGCCAGGGCATCTCGGCCGACGCCCACGACATCGTGCAGCCGGAGCCGGAGGGTCGTGGTATCTCGGCGGCCCTGCGGAATCTGCTGGCCAGCACGGATCTGGATCCCACGGAGATCGTGCACGTCAACGCGCACGCGACATCGACGCCGGCGGGTGACGTGGCCGAACTGAAGGCGCTGCGCAATGTGTTCGGCGACGACGTGGACCACATGGCGGTGTCCGCGACCAAGTCGATGACCGGGCATCTGCTCGGTGGCGCGGGCGGGATCGAGACGGTCGCGACCGTGCTCGCGCTGTATCACCGCGTTGCTCCGCCGACGATCAACGTCGAGGAACTGGACCCGGAGGCCGACGCGGACATTGTTCGTGGAGAGGCTCGCAAGTTGCCTGTCGACGGGCGTATCGCCGCGCTCAACGACTCGTTCGGGTTCGGTGGGCACAACGTCGTATTGGCGTTCAGGTCTGTTTGAGTTCTGCTGTGAACGGCGAGTGGCCCGGACTCCTTGACTGGAGTTCGGGCCACTCGTCGTTCTGGTTTCCGTGGTTTGCCGGGTGCCGGTCCGATGGGCTTCTCGCGCAGTTCCTCACGCCCCCAAAAAAGCTCCCCTGGACGTCCCTCACACCACCTGGTGCAGCCATCTCACGGGGGCGCCCTCGCCCGCGTATCTGAAGGGTTCGAGTTCGTCGTCCCAGGGTTTGCCCAGGAGTTTGGCCAGTTCGGCCTCCAGGTCCGTCTCGCCTCGCTGGGAGCGGGTCAGGGCGGCGCGGAGGCGGTCCTCGGGGATCAGGATGTCGCCGTGGATGCCGGTGACGGCGTGGTAGATGCCGAGGTCGGGAGTGCAGCTGTAGCGCTCGCCCTCGGCGGTGGCGCAGGGTTCCGCGGTGACCTCGAAGCGGAGCAGCTGCCAGCCGCGCAGGGCCGACGCCAGCTTGGAGGCGGTGCCGACCTGGCCTTTCCAGGAGAACTCGGAGCGCCAGGTGCCCGGTGCGGCGGGCTGGCGGATCCAGTCGAGGCTGACGCGCGTGCCGAGGACTCCGGCGACGGCCCACTCGACGTGCGGGCACAGCGCGCGCGGCGCGGAGTGCACGTACAGAACTCCACGTGTCGTCACTGGGACCTCCGGACAGAGCGGGACATCTTGCGAACTGGCTGAGCGGCGGGGTTGGGCAGCCGCGTTGATGGCGAGGCTACCGTGCGGCGGCGCAAGGAGTGTGACGTACCGTCGGTCCCGATGCCATGAAACGCCCGCCATTCACCCAGGGGGACGCTTGTACGGGTGTGCGACGTTGCAGTGTTTGGGGCAATAGTTGTTTTCGGTTCGGGAACTGTCGTGCGTTGCTATGAGCGAGAGCCGTTGCACGCCGACCGGAGGGACCCGAAGGATGCGGAATCGAAGTCGCCGTTCGCGGGCCGTCGTCGCCGTCGTGTCGGCGGCCCTGCTGGGTGTCGCCGGGTGTGACGCCGGCGGTGGCGCTTCCCCGGCTCCGGACGGTACGCGGGCGAAGGCGAAGCCGTCCGCGACTCCGACGCCCGCCTGGGACAGCAGTCCGGCCTCGATGGCCGCCGTGGGCGACTCCATCACGCGCGGCTTCGACGCGTGCTCGGTGCTGTCCGACTGCCCCGAGGTGTCCTGGGCGACCGGCACCGCCACGGACGTGAACAGTCTGGCCGTACGGCTGCTGGGGGCGTCCGGGGTCGCCGCGCACAGCTGGAACTACGCGGTCAGCGGGTCCCGGATGGCGGACCTGCCCGCCCAGATGACGAAGGCCGCCGCGCATGAGCCCGCGCTGGTCACGGTGATGACGGGGGCCAACGACGCGTGCCGGACGTCGGTGTCGGAGATGACGTCGGTGGCCGGTTTCCGGACGTCGTTCGAACAGGCGCTGCGGACCCTGCGCAAGGCCGCGCCCAGGAGTCAGGTGTACGTGGCCAGCGTGCCGGATCTCAAGCGGCTCTGGTCGCAGGGGCGGGGCAACGAGTTGGGCAAGGCGGTGTGGAAGCTGGGGATCTGCCCGTCGATGCTGGCCGACCCGGACTCGGTCGACGCGGTGGCGACCACGCGGCGCGACGAGGTGCGGGAGCGGGTGGAGGCGTACAACTCGGTGCTGAAGTCGGTGTGCGCGACGGACCGGCTGTGCCGGTTCGACGGGGGCGCGGTCTTCGACTTCGACTTCGGGACGCGGCAGCTGAGTACCTGGGACTGGTTCCATCCGAGCCGCGACGGACAGGCGCGGCTGGCCGAGATGGCGTACCGCGGAGTCACCGGCAAGAAGGCGGTGACCTAGGGTTTTCCGTATGGCCCACAGATACGAACTCTTCGGCACACTTTCCGACGGCACCCCCGTCCATCGCTGGACGCTGGAGCGGGCCGGGGTCCGGGTGCGGGTGCTGACGTACGGCGGGATCGTGCAGTCGGTCGAGGTTCCGGACCGATGGGGGTCCCCCCGCTCGAGCGAAGCCGAGAGTGGGGGAGGGCGCCTGAACGACGTGGTGCTGGGGTTCCCGGACCTGGCCGGGTATCTGGCGCACCCGGAGCCGTACTTCGGGGCGCTGGTGGGCCGGTACGCGAACCGCGTCGCGGGTGGTGCCTTCGCGCTGGACGGCCGGACGTACCGGCTCGCCCGCAACAACGCGCCCAACTCTCTGCATGGCGGCGTCGTCGGCTTCGACAAGCGGGTGTGGGACGCGGAGCCGGTCGAGCACGGGGTACGGCTGTCCCGGGTGAGCCCGGACGGCGAGGAGGGGTTCCCGGGACGCCTGGAGGTCTCGGCCACGTACACGCTGGACGCGGCCGGGGCGCTGCGGATCGCGTACGAGGCGGTCACGGACGCGCCGACGGTGATCAACCTGACGAACCACACGTACTGGAACCTGTCCGGTCCGGCGTCCGGCAGTACGGCCGGGCACGCCCTGCGCGTCGACGCCTCGCGGTACACCCCGGTGGACGCTGACCTGATCCCGACCGGCGTCGAGCCGGTGGCGGAGTCCCGGTTCGACTTCCGTGCGGAACGGAAGGTGGGCGACCGGTACGACCACAACTTCGTCCTCGACAAGGGGCGGACGGTGGAGTCGGTGGAGGTCGCCGAGTTGTACGACCCGGCGTCGGGGCGGGTCGTGACCGTGGCGACGACCGAGCCGGGCCTGCAGCTCTACACCGCCGACCACCTGGGCGAGCCGTTCGGTCCCGGGCACGGCGTCGCGCTGGAGACCCAGCACTTCCCGGACTCGCCGAACCGGCCCGACTTCCCGAGCACCGAGCTGCGGCCGGGCGACGTGTTCCGCTCGGAGACGGTGTACGGGTTCGGCGTACGGGGCTGACAGGCGCGGGCTGAGGGGGCCCGCGCTCATGGTGTGCGGTCCGTCGACGGGCCGCCGGTGGCCCCGGTCCGGGGGTCAGGTCCCGGGCCGGGGCCGGCTGGTGGGGCGGACTGCCCTCGGTCAGACCGTAATCGGCGCGGCGAGCCGGCGGTCGGTGATCGAGCGGCCTACCTGGATTTCGTACGAACCCTTCACAAAGGCCCACGCGCGGGCGGACTCGTCCCAGATCTCGAAGGCGCGGCGCGGGAGTTCGAGGGTTACCTCCACTGTTTCGCCGGGGGTGGCCTCGACTCCGGCGAAGGCGGCCAGCCAGCGGGCCGGGCGGTCGGGGGCCGGGGCTTCCTGACCGGTGGGTGCGAGGTACGCCTGTACGACCTCCCGGCCCGGGCGCGTGCCCGCGTTGGTGACGCGGACGGTGACCGTCACTCCGTCGGCCCGCGTCCCTTCCGCCTCGGCGCTCTCGTACGTCCACTCGGTGTAGCCGAGGCCGTGGCCGAAGGCGTACGAGGGGGTGCGGCCCTCCTTCTCCCAGGCGCGGTAGCCGATGAACACGCCCTCGGTGTACGGGAGTTCACCGCCGCTCGGGGTCACCTGGGTGACCGGGGCGTCGGTGAACGCGCCCCAGGTGGTGGGGAGTCGGCCGCCGGGTTCCTGGGCGCCGGTGAGGACGTCCGCCAGGGCCGCGCCGCCCTCCTGGCCGGGGAACCAGCTCAGCAGTACGGCGGCGACCTCGTCGCGCCAGGGCAGTTCCACCGGGGAGCCGGAGTTGACGACCACGACGGTGTTCGGGTTGGCGGCGACCACCGCGCGGACCAAGTCGTCCTGGTGGCCGGGGAGTTCGAGGTCGACGCGGTCGAAGCCCTCGGACTCGACGCGCTCGGTGGTGGCGACCACGACGACGGCGGTGTCGGCGGCGCGGGCGGCTTGTGCGGCCTCGGCGATCAGTTCGTCGGGGTCGCGTCGCG
This genomic interval from Streptomyces sp. B21-083 contains the following:
- a CDS encoding serine hydrolase domain-containing protein; this translates as MSLKSLALIENWPVPTAATAVVRADGAVLGGHGPLDHRFPLASVTKPLTAYAALVAYEEGAIELDEPAGPPGSTVRHLLAHTSGLAFDEHRVTAPPGERRLYSNAGFEVLGDHLAKATEIPFAEYVRQAVLEPLGMTSTGVEGSPAKDGVSTVADLARFAAEVQAPRLLDPRTVAEAMSVQYPGTKGVLPGYGHQNPNDWGLGFEIRGAKSPHWTGSSSSARTFGHFGQSGTFLWIDPAVGVACVALTDRAFGAWAVEVWPGFTDAVLAEVRG
- a CDS encoding pirin family protein, with product MDVRRADARYPGGDPAAGIESWHAFSFGPHYDPDNLRFGAVIACNEERLAPGAGFDEHPHSHTEIVTWVTEGELTHRDSTGHETTVFPGDVQRLSAAAGVRHVERNDAEVPLTFVQMWLAPLTPGGTPAYETVHGIADSTPYAVPEAGAMLHVRRLAAGERTAVPDAAYVYIHVVRGEVRLDTEKLGPGDAARITESTGLEATGVTAAELLLWEMSPSPFSPSGV
- a CDS encoding PucR family transcriptional regulator, yielding MPEPESHRPEPTNRPEHPHPGTLRRLEKSSGSLAAQAITRMDETLSWYRAMPPENRSWIGLVAQAGIAAFTEWFRHPNAPQAISTDVFGTAPRELTRAITLRQTVEMVRTTIEVMESAIDEVAAPGDESVLREALLVYAREIAFATAQVYAQAAEARGAWDARLESLVVNAVLSGEADEGAVSRAAALGWNSPDHVCVVLGTAPDGDSELTVEAIRRAARHAKLQVLTGVLGNRLVVIAGGDDNPIAVAKSLIGPFAAGPVVAGPIVPDLLAATRSAQAAAAGLKACSAWQDAPRPVLSDDLLPERAIAGDPAAREQLVEEIYRPLEEAGSALLETLAVYLEQASSLEGAARMLFVHPNTVRYRLRRVTDVTGWSPSDVRSAFTLRIALILGRLADGDLQP
- a CDS encoding ACP S-malonyltransferase; the protein is MLVLVAPGQGAQTPGFLTPWLELPGAAERVAAWSDAIGLDLVHYGTEADADAIRDTAVAQPLLVAAGILSASALGAMGGDLTPGAVAGHSVGEITAAAFAGVLDDTAALTLVRKRGLAMAEAAAVTKTGMAALLGGDPEVSLAHLEKLGLTPANMNGAGQIVAAGTVEQIEALVEDKPEGVRKVVTLKVAGAFHTHHMAPAVDVLASAAASLTPGDPKITYVSNKDGQTVADGSEVLARLVGQVANPVRWDLCMETFQALGVTTFIEVCPGGTLTGLAKRALPGVKTLALKTPADLDAARALIAESLTSTAAADAAGA
- a CDS encoding ketoacyl-ACP synthase III, which codes for MSKIKPSKGAPYARILGVGGYRPVRVVPNDVILETIDSSDEWIRSRSGIETRHWASDEETVAAMSLEASGKAIANAGITAEQIGGVVVATVSHFKQTPAVATEIADKLGTAKAAAFDISAGCAGFGYGLTLAKGMIVDGSAEYVLVIGVERLSDLTDLEDRATAFLFGDGAGAVVVGPSKEPHIGPTVWGSEGDKSDTIKQTVPWNEYDSSGKFPAITQEGQAVFRWAVFEMAKVAQQALDAAGITPDDLDVFIPHQANERIIDSMVKTLKLPEHVTVARDVRTTGNTSAASIPLAMERLLATGEAKSGDTALVIGFGAGLVYAATVVTLP
- a CDS encoding acyl carrier protein — encoded protein: MAATQEEIVAGLADIVNEIAGIPVEDVQLDKSFTDDLDVDSLSMVEVVVAAEERFDVKIPDEDVKHLKTVGDATAYILKNQD
- the fabF gene encoding beta-ketoacyl-ACP synthase II, which translates into the protein MSPTNRTVVVTGIGATTPLGGDAASTWEGLVAGKSGVRALEQEWAAEQAVRIAAQIAVEPSEIIPRPQARRLDRSAQFALIAATEAWADAGFTDRAGEGEGPAVDPDRLGAVIASGIGGVTTLLDQYDVMKEKGVRRVSPHTVPMLMPNSPSANVGLLVGARAGVHTPVSACASGAEAIGYAIEMIRTGRADVVVAGGTEAAIHPLPIAAFGNMMAMSKNNENPQGASRPYDTGRDGFVLGEGSGVVVLESAEHAAARGARVYAEAVGQGISADAHDIVQPEPEGRGISAALRNLLASTDLDPTEIVHVNAHATSTPAGDVAELKALRNVFGDDVDHMAVSATKSMTGHLLGGAGGIETVATVLALYHRVAPPTINVEELDPEADADIVRGEARKLPVDGRIAALNDSFGFGGHNVVLAFRSV
- a CDS encoding DUF3145 domain-containing protein, translated to MTTRGVLYVHSAPRALCPHVEWAVAGVLGTRVSLDWIRQPAAPGTWRSEFSWKGQVGTASKLASALRGWQLLRFEVTAEPCATAEGERYSCTPDLGIYHAVTGIHGDILIPEDRLRAALTRSQRGETDLEAELAKLLGKPWDDELEPFRYAGEGAPVRWLHQVV
- a CDS encoding SGNH/GDSL hydrolase family protein; translated protein: MRNRSRRSRAVVAVVSAALLGVAGCDAGGGASPAPDGTRAKAKPSATPTPAWDSSPASMAAVGDSITRGFDACSVLSDCPEVSWATGTATDVNSLAVRLLGASGVAAHSWNYAVSGSRMADLPAQMTKAAAHEPALVTVMTGANDACRTSVSEMTSVAGFRTSFEQALRTLRKAAPRSQVYVASVPDLKRLWSQGRGNELGKAVWKLGICPSMLADPDSVDAVATTRRDEVRERVEAYNSVLKSVCATDRLCRFDGGAVFDFDFGTRQLSTWDWFHPSRDGQARLAEMAYRGVTGKKAVT
- a CDS encoding aldose epimerase family protein produces the protein MAHRYELFGTLSDGTPVHRWTLERAGVRVRVLTYGGIVQSVEVPDRWGSPRSSEAESGGGRLNDVVLGFPDLAGYLAHPEPYFGALVGRYANRVAGGAFALDGRTYRLARNNAPNSLHGGVVGFDKRVWDAEPVEHGVRLSRVSPDGEEGFPGRLEVSATYTLDAAGALRIAYEAVTDAPTVINLTNHTYWNLSGPASGSTAGHALRVDASRYTPVDADLIPTGVEPVAESRFDFRAERKVGDRYDHNFVLDKGRTVESVEVAELYDPASGRVVTVATTEPGLQLYTADHLGEPFGPGHGVALETQHFPDSPNRPDFPSTELRPGDVFRSETVYGFGVRG